One region of Psychrobacter sp. DAB_AL43B genomic DNA includes:
- a CDS encoding LysE family translocator has translation MSWHLFAVFFASTFFISATPGPNMLLAFQYGLNYGVKRTLWTLAGLSLGLFILLLSTLLGLDVISRQSPWLLTVIKTVGAIYLIYLGISSWRDNAANNSLMDDASVMSAMSAMSAEVSAELATSSNRPDNIQQPDKLKPRSLSSAAVRAAPSDWMLFRTGMWVSLSNPKAILFFAAFFPKFINFSAPLWPQYIMLTLGLFLSETIWQLIYTIGGKKLAGWLDVGERLAWLNRGCGVIFILIAAALLADVISSLI, from the coding sequence ATGTCTTGGCATCTGTTTGCGGTATTTTTTGCAAGTACGTTTTTTATCTCAGCGACTCCCGGTCCGAATATGCTACTGGCATTTCAGTATGGTCTTAATTATGGCGTCAAGCGGACACTATGGACGCTGGCAGGTCTAAGCCTTGGGTTATTTATCCTGTTACTATCGACGCTATTGGGATTGGATGTTATCAGTCGGCAGTCGCCGTGGTTATTGACGGTCATTAAAACAGTAGGTGCCATCTACCTTATTTATTTGGGTATTTCATCGTGGCGTGATAATGCCGCTAACAACAGTTTAATGGATGATGCCAGTGTAATGAGTGCAATGAGCGCAATGAGTGCGGAGGTTAGCGCAGAACTGGCAACGAGCTCTAATCGCCCTGATAATATCCAGCAACCTGATAAACTTAAGCCGCGCTCACTCTCTAGTGCAGCGGTTAGGGCAGCGCCTAGCGATTGGATGCTGTTTCGGACAGGTATGTGGGTGTCACTATCCAATCCGAAGGCGATTTTATTTTTTGCGGCCTTTTTTCCTAAATTTATCAATTTCAGTGCGCCGCTATGGCCACAATATATCATGCTAACGTTAGGGCTGTTTTTGAGTGAAACGATTTGGCAACTTATCTATACTATTGGCGGCAAAAAGCTGGCAGGTTGGTTGGATGTTGGCGAGCGTTTAGCGTGGCTTAATCGTGGTTGCGGGGTGATATTTATCTTAATTGCCGCGGCTTTATTAGCCGACGTCATCTCAAGCTTAATATAA
- the argE gene encoding acetylornithine deacetylase yields the protein MTVATHNNDKKQAMFNADYPKNSIDWLTRLIAFDTVSRHSNLALIEDVQRYCEQLGLTVDLTFNNAKNKANLFMTVAAGKNADKVNNGLVLSGHTDVVPVDGQDWTSEPFSATIRGDKLYGRGACDMKGFIACALTLLPKAVQLSNSGQLRRPLHLALSFDEEVGCLGAPLILADLKARGITPDYCIVGEPTNMAMVVAHKGIAVYRCRVHGKSAHSSLTAQGVNAISYASRLVGYVDELADELSQRLDNDALFDVPYSTLSVGTIQGGTATNIVPNLCEFTFDYRNLPHMTQDDILAPIQAKVAELTAQMQARAPETGIDLMQEESVPAMTDNDSGELQVLIAALTGDDKRHKVAYATEGGQFTNSGIPTIICGPGSIEQAHKADEYVALSEIERCDSFLQKLLDSCTVDK from the coding sequence ATGACTGTCGCAACTCACAATAACGATAAAAAACAAGCTATGTTTAATGCTGATTATCCTAAAAACAGCATTGACTGGCTAACAAGGCTTATTGCCTTTGATACGGTTAGTCGCCATTCAAATTTGGCATTAATTGAAGACGTGCAACGCTATTGTGAGCAATTAGGCTTAACAGTAGATTTAACCTTTAATAACGCCAAAAACAAAGCCAATTTATTCATGACAGTAGCAGCAGGGAAAAATGCGGATAAAGTAAATAACGGTCTTGTGCTATCTGGTCATACTGACGTGGTGCCAGTCGATGGTCAGGATTGGACATCAGAGCCATTTAGCGCAACGATACGTGGTGACAAGCTATACGGGCGCGGTGCTTGTGATATGAAAGGTTTTATCGCTTGTGCTTTGACGCTGTTGCCAAAAGCGGTACAGCTATCGAATAGTGGTCAGCTACGTCGTCCTCTGCATTTGGCACTGTCATTCGATGAAGAAGTTGGCTGCTTAGGTGCGCCATTAATTTTGGCAGACTTAAAGGCACGCGGTATTACACCGGATTATTGTATCGTTGGTGAGCCGACCAATATGGCGATGGTGGTGGCGCATAAAGGTATTGCCGTCTACCGTTGCCGCGTGCATGGCAAGTCTGCGCATTCATCATTGACGGCGCAAGGGGTTAACGCCATCAGCTATGCCAGCCGATTGGTAGGCTATGTTGATGAGTTGGCGGATGAATTAAGCCAGCGTCTTGATAATGATGCGCTGTTTGATGTGCCTTATTCGACATTATCTGTAGGCACGATACAAGGCGGTACAGCGACTAATATTGTGCCTAATTTATGTGAATTTACCTTTGATTATCGCAATCTACCGCATATGACACAGGACGATATCCTCGCACCGATTCAAGCAAAAGTTGCAGAATTAACAGCACAAATGCAAGCACGCGCACCAGAAACCGGTATTGATCTGATGCAAGAGGAAAGCGTGCCAGCAATGACTGATAACGACAGTGGCGAGCTACAAGTGCTAATAGCCGCACTGACGGGGGATGATAAACGTCACAAAGTTGCCTATGCAACCGAGGGTGGACAATTTACCAATAGTGGTATTCCAACCATTATCTGTGGGCCTGGCAGTATTGAGCAGGCACATAAAGCTGATGAATATGTCGCGCTGAGTGAGATTGAGCGCTGTGATAGTTTTTTACAGAAGTTATTAGATAGTTGTACTGTGGATAAATAA
- a CDS encoding nucleoside deaminase — translation MITDNDMQHLRRCVELAAEALEAGDEPFGSVLVDGEGHVLREDRNRANSVDATYHPEIAVAQWAAKNMTADARAQAVVYTSGEHCAMCSAAHAWAGLGRIVYVSSSKQLGEWMKEMGVKSSSPINTLSIQEVAPNVPVEGPIVGLDAEVKALQQRSFQKGSFQKD, via the coding sequence ATGATAACTGACAATGATATGCAACATCTGCGTCGCTGCGTTGAGCTTGCCGCTGAAGCTTTAGAGGCAGGTGATGAGCCATTTGGTAGCGTACTGGTCGATGGCGAGGGTCATGTATTACGCGAAGATCGTAACCGTGCCAATAGCGTCGATGCAACGTATCACCCTGAGATTGCCGTCGCCCAATGGGCGGCAAAAAATATGACTGCCGATGCGCGTGCGCAAGCAGTGGTTTATACTTCCGGTGAGCATTGCGCTATGTGCTCAGCGGCTCATGCGTGGGCAGGGCTTGGTCGCATTGTTTATGTTAGTTCCTCAAAACAGTTGGGCGAGTGGATGAAGGAGATGGGTGTTAAATCCTCGTCACCGATCAATACTTTGTCTATTCAAGAAGTTGCGCCTAATGTGCCAGTTGAAGGTCCAATTGTTGGATTAGATGCAGAAGTAAAGGCACTGCAACAACGCTCATTCCAAAAAGGCTCATTCCAAAAAGACTGA
- a CDS encoding UPF0149 family protein, with protein MNDNISGWNTWLKAFDDWTDVSISEVHGLMTGLMTACDAPDEQVWATVFEELSFAPLPDEALTLLTEEAEDTVFQLKDKEDAYSYTPLVPDDEHDLYERVIALKQWANGFMTGFGITDCGLSSEENEMLSDLAKIGGIRLEDDEDFEGGEESYLYIYEFARMVPVSFATRQRKPVKDIALIAGLAIDAKTTKELQAEGKLPKPMPPVIDIMNQNNPS; from the coding sequence ATGAATGACAATATCTCTGGCTGGAATACGTGGCTAAAGGCATTTGACGACTGGACTGATGTGTCTATCAGTGAGGTACATGGTCTAATGACGGGGCTGATGACAGCTTGTGACGCGCCTGACGAGCAGGTATGGGCAACAGTATTTGAGGAGTTGAGTTTTGCGCCATTACCTGACGAAGCATTGACCTTGCTAACTGAAGAAGCAGAAGATACGGTATTTCAGCTAAAAGACAAAGAGGATGCCTATTCTTATACGCCACTAGTTCCTGATGATGAACATGACTTATACGAGCGCGTGATAGCTCTGAAACAGTGGGCTAATGGTTTTATGACAGGTTTTGGTATTACTGATTGCGGTCTAAGTAGCGAAGAGAATGAGATGTTATCGGATTTGGCCAAGATTGGTGGGATTCGTCTAGAAGATGATGAAGATTTTGAAGGCGGCGAAGAGTCTTATCTTTATATTTATGAGTTTGCGCGTATGGTTCCAGTCAGTTTTGCCACTCGTCAACGTAAGCCGGTCAAAGATATTGCGCTGATCGCTGGACTTGCTATCGATGCCAAAACTACTAAAGAGCTACAAGCAGAAGGTAAGCTGCCAAAACCGATGCCACCAGTGATTGATATCATGAATCAAAACAATCCATCGTAA
- a CDS encoding cell division protein ZapA: MTDNQSKSIEKQPQESQVKNSQVKSNQAQTTELKSQNVVSNNSNTQSDAAKPAAKVTSAPEPQVKKVDIAIAGITYPIYCPVHEEEELRAAVFYINDYVLDLRRNSPSLSQESLLVLCCLNLYEKIQTNKRDKEDRSQQDKQSVALLNKVIQDAHSIL, from the coding sequence ATGACCGATAACCAGTCCAAATCTATAGAAAAACAGCCGCAAGAGAGCCAAGTAAAAAATAGCCAAGTAAAAAGTAACCAAGCACAAACGACTGAGCTTAAATCACAAAATGTCGTTTCAAATAATTCAAACACACAAAGTGACGCTGCCAAACCTGCGGCTAAAGTCACTAGCGCCCCTGAACCACAAGTCAAAAAAGTCGATATTGCAATTGCCGGTATCACTTATCCAATTTATTGCCCAGTACATGAAGAAGAAGAATTGCGTGCCGCGGTTTTTTATATCAATGATTACGTGCTAGATCTCAGAAGAAATTCCCCAAGTCTTAGCCAAGAAAGCTTACTGGTACTATGCTGCTTAAATTTATATGAGAAAATTCAGACTAATAAAAGAGATAAAGAAGACCGCTCGCAGCAAGACAAGCAGTCTGTCGCTCTTTTAAATAAAGTCATCCAAGACGCGCATTCCATTTTATAA
- the glyS gene encoding glycine--tRNA ligase subunit beta yields MSTILFELGCEELPPKSLKILRDSLQQSFIIQSAAANITFDSIKAFAAPRRLAIQIQGIADKQPDRTEEKRGPAIKAAFDADGNPTRAAMGFAKGLGIEASELTTINTDKGDYVGYVQTIEGQATTELLPAIFQTALDNLPIAKRMRSGASRNEFVRPVQWAVLMQDNAVIDATIQGHQTGNQTRGHRFHSPEYHTITHANDYEQLLDGLKVVVDFDKRQMLIKNQVKALADEVNSDAIVPQSLLDEVTALIDFPIALRASFEPRFLQVPQEALISTMQADQKYFCLTDKAGTLQPYFIFITNIESKDPNQIIEGNEKVVRPRLADAEFFFLQDQKQPLFALTESLKTRVFQDKLGTIWEKSERIAKLAAFIAALMQQQGQQIDIDETVRAGILSKADLASSLVGEYPELQGIAGTYYARLNNEPEAVAASLEEQYLPKFSGDVLPQTPVGICLALADRLDTLVGIFAIDQAPTGSKDPFSLRRSAIGILRILIEKKLPINLVALVEQAIKNYSTTDGSKITKMGDTFTQVLAFLNSRYRAMYTEQGVSVDTIQAVQAINPHMPLDFDQRIRAVQAFSELPQASMLADSNKRVANILAKSEGIVADQVDVSLLTEDAEKALYEAVQQAQSNVTPLLETANYTKILQTLVSLDAPLTQFFADVMVNSEDAALKANRLALLKQVRALFLTVADISELQL; encoded by the coding sequence ATGAGTACTATTTTATTTGAACTGGGGTGTGAAGAGCTACCTCCAAAGAGCCTAAAAATTTTACGCGATTCATTACAGCAAAGCTTCATTATACAATCAGCTGCAGCTAACATTACCTTTGATAGTATCAAAGCTTTTGCGGCACCGCGTCGTTTGGCGATTCAGATTCAAGGTATTGCTGATAAGCAGCCTGATCGTACTGAAGAAAAACGTGGACCTGCGATTAAAGCAGCGTTTGATGCTGATGGTAATCCGACCCGCGCTGCGATGGGCTTTGCTAAAGGTCTAGGCATCGAAGCAAGCGAGCTGACGACTATTAACACCGATAAAGGCGACTACGTCGGTTATGTGCAAACCATTGAGGGGCAGGCGACTACTGAGCTGCTTCCTGCAATCTTTCAAACCGCACTTGATAACCTGCCAATTGCTAAGCGTATGCGTTCGGGCGCCAGCCGCAATGAGTTTGTGCGTCCGGTACAATGGGCAGTATTGATGCAAGATAATGCTGTCATTGATGCGACTATCCAAGGGCATCAGACCGGTAATCAAACGCGAGGTCATCGTTTTCACAGCCCTGAATATCATACGATTACGCATGCCAATGATTATGAGCAACTTCTTGATGGCTTAAAAGTGGTGGTAGATTTTGATAAGCGTCAAATGCTGATTAAAAACCAAGTCAAAGCATTGGCAGATGAAGTTAACTCGGATGCTATCGTGCCACAAAGTTTGCTAGATGAAGTTACGGCCTTGATTGATTTTCCAATTGCGCTACGTGCAAGCTTTGAGCCGCGCTTTTTACAAGTACCACAAGAAGCGCTTATCTCTACCATGCAAGCGGATCAAAAGTATTTTTGCTTGACGGATAAAGCCGGTACGCTACAGCCTTACTTTATTTTTATTACCAATATTGAATCTAAAGATCCCAATCAAATTATTGAAGGTAATGAGAAGGTTGTACGTCCGCGTTTGGCTGATGCTGAGTTTTTCTTCTTACAAGATCAAAAACAGCCATTATTTGCGCTAACAGAAAGCCTCAAAACTCGTGTATTCCAAGATAAGCTGGGTACTATTTGGGAGAAGTCTGAGCGTATTGCAAAACTTGCTGCCTTTATCGCTGCGTTAATGCAGCAGCAAGGTCAGCAGATTGATATCGATGAAACGGTACGTGCAGGCATTTTGTCCAAAGCAGATTTGGCAAGTTCATTGGTTGGTGAATATCCTGAACTGCAAGGTATCGCTGGTACTTATTATGCGCGTCTGAATAATGAGCCTGAAGCGGTAGCAGCAAGTTTAGAAGAGCAATATTTGCCGAAATTTAGCGGTGACGTGTTGCCACAAACGCCTGTTGGAATTTGCTTAGCGCTTGCGGATCGCTTAGATACGTTAGTGGGTATTTTTGCTATTGACCAAGCGCCTACTGGTTCAAAAGATCCCTTTAGCTTACGTCGTTCAGCGATTGGCATTCTACGTATTTTAATTGAAAAGAAATTGCCAATTAACTTGGTTGCCTTAGTTGAGCAAGCGATTAAAAACTATAGTACTACTGACGGTAGCAAGATTACTAAGATGGGCGATACCTTTACCCAAGTATTGGCATTTTTAAACTCCCGCTATCGGGCGATGTATACCGAGCAAGGCGTCAGCGTTGATACCATTCAAGCAGTACAAGCCATTAATCCACACATGCCGCTTGATTTTGATCAGCGTATTCGTGCCGTACAAGCGTTTAGCGAGCTGCCACAAGCTTCAATGTTAGCTGATTCTAACAAGCGTGTTGCCAATATTTTAGCCAAGTCTGAAGGAATAGTTGCCGATCAGGTTGACGTGTCGCTATTAACCGAGGATGCGGAAAAAGCGCTATATGAGGCTGTGCAACAAGCGCAGTCGAATGTCACGCCGTTACTTGAAACTGCCAACTATACGAAAATCTTGCAAACCTTGGTCAGCTTAGATGCGCCATTGACGCAGTTTTTTGCCGATGTGATGGTTAATAGTGAAGACGCGGCACTCAAAGCCAATCGCTTAGCTTTGCTTAAACAAGTACGTGCTTTATTTTTGACGGTGGCGGATATTAGTGAGCTGCAGTTATAA
- the glyQ gene encoding glycine--tRNA ligase subunit alpha has product MTFQDLIMTLQNYWADKGCVILQPYDMEVGAGTFHTATFLRSLGPERWNAAYVQPSRRPTDGRYGDNPNRLQHYYQFQVVLKPNPPNIQELYLGSLEAIGIDPLVHDVRFVEDNWESPTLGAWGLGWEIWLNGMEVTQFTYFQQVGGLECFPVTGEITYGLERLAMYVQGVDSVYDLVWADGEFGRVTYGDVFHQNEVEQSTYNFEHADVPMMGQMFDFYEQQADKLVEAGLPLPAYEMVLKASHAFNLLDARGAISVTERQRFILRVRTLARKVAIGYVEARAKLGFPLADEAHRQAALDKYLPKEDVATESTDNNQSTNNHK; this is encoded by the coding sequence ATGACATTTCAAGATTTAATCATGACCTTGCAGAATTATTGGGCCGACAAGGGCTGCGTTATCTTGCAGCCTTATGATATGGAAGTTGGCGCGGGTACTTTTCATACCGCGACGTTTCTGCGCTCATTAGGTCCTGAGCGTTGGAATGCCGCTTACGTACAGCCGTCACGTCGCCCAACGGATGGTCGTTATGGCGATAACCCAAACCGCTTGCAACATTATTATCAGTTTCAAGTAGTGCTTAAGCCTAATCCACCCAATATCCAAGAGCTATATTTAGGCTCACTTGAAGCCATAGGTATCGATCCATTGGTGCATGATGTGCGCTTCGTTGAAGACAACTGGGAGTCGCCTACGCTTGGTGCATGGGGTCTGGGTTGGGAGATTTGGCTAAACGGTATGGAAGTGACCCAGTTTACTTACTTCCAGCAAGTGGGCGGTCTTGAGTGTTTCCCAGTCACGGGCGAGATTACTTATGGTCTTGAGCGCTTGGCGATGTATGTGCAAGGCGTCGATAGCGTTTATGATTTAGTTTGGGCAGATGGCGAATTTGGTCGTGTCACTTATGGCGATGTCTTTCATCAAAACGAAGTTGAACAGTCTACCTATAACTTTGAGCACGCCGATGTACCAATGATGGGGCAAATGTTTGACTTTTATGAGCAGCAAGCGGATAAGTTAGTGGAAGCGGGTTTACCACTGCCAGCTTATGAGATGGTGTTAAAAGCCTCGCATGCTTTTAATTTACTTGATGCCCGCGGTGCGATTTCAGTCACTGAACGTCAACGTTTTATCCTGCGCGTACGTACGCTGGCTCGTAAAGTGGCCATTGGTTATGTCGAGGCACGCGCCAAGCTTGGCTTCCCATTGGCAGATGAAGCCCATCGCCAAGCTGCGCTTGATAAGTATTTGCCAAAAGAAGACGTTGCAACTGAAAGCACAGACAACAACCAATCTACTAATAACCATAAATAG
- a CDS encoding PspC domain-containing protein has translation MAKLAKLHRSQNNKMIAGVMGGIAEYVGWSPTWVRLLFFIVSTLSAAVPGILIYIILWIIMPKANSQSYQ, from the coding sequence TTGGCTAAATTAGCAAAATTACATCGGTCACAGAATAATAAAATGATAGCGGGCGTGATGGGCGGCATTGCAGAATATGTCGGTTGGTCACCAACGTGGGTCAGGTTGCTATTCTTCATTGTCTCAACCTTAAGTGCAGCAGTACCGGGTATTTTAATCTACATTATCTTATGGATCATTATGCCGAAAGCAAACAGTCAGTCTTATCAGTGA
- the nadR gene encoding multifunctional transcriptional regulator/nicotinamide-nucleotide adenylyltransferase/ribosylnicotinamide kinase NadR encodes MYESGLMIGHFEPLHLGQMRSILDAAGQAKTLHIVIMAHPSPHPNFNITLQDKARWLQMACANLPFIHIHTTDEIELPLHESFADVSIDVVASNAKLQRLTEALNLPAKTVLFIAENHPLADCVAQSDVKEQLLMQVITTPLQPDFDSYAIARDPVAHWSAIHPQARADYTKTVAIVGGESSGKTTLVHKLANYYGASFALEMGRIYVGTDLGGSEIGLQYSDYGPIALHHAQAIRDAASVATAPVTIIDTDFVTTQAFCEEYEGRTHPFVAACIDEFRLDHTIMLDNNTPWVADGMRSLGDPDARGRFEQRLVDIFARHNIEPHVIDKPDYDARYKQALLLIDQFIYGKKP; translated from the coding sequence ATGTACGAATCAGGATTGATGATTGGGCATTTTGAGCCACTACATTTAGGACAAATGCGCAGCATATTGGACGCAGCAGGACAAGCAAAAACGCTTCATATTGTCATCATGGCGCATCCGTCACCACACCCAAACTTCAACATCACCTTGCAAGATAAAGCGCGGTGGTTGCAGATGGCTTGTGCCAACTTACCTTTTATTCATATTCATACCACTGATGAGATTGAGTTGCCGTTACATGAAAGTTTTGCTGACGTCAGTATTGATGTGGTTGCCAGTAATGCTAAGTTACAACGTTTGACTGAAGCTTTAAATTTACCAGCTAAGACGGTATTGTTTATCGCAGAAAACCATCCATTGGCAGATTGTGTGGCACAGAGTGATGTCAAAGAGCAATTACTGATGCAAGTCATTACTACTCCGCTACAGCCTGATTTTGATTCCTACGCCATCGCTCGTGATCCGGTAGCTCATTGGTCAGCGATTCATCCGCAAGCACGTGCTGACTATACTAAGACGGTCGCTATCGTCGGCGGTGAAAGCTCCGGTAAAACCACATTGGTACACAAACTTGCCAATTATTATGGTGCCAGCTTTGCGCTTGAGATGGGACGGATTTATGTCGGAACAGACTTGGGTGGTAGTGAGATCGGGCTACAATATAGTGATTACGGACCTATTGCTTTACATCATGCCCAAGCCATTCGCGATGCCGCGAGCGTAGCAACCGCGCCCGTCACTATTATTGATACGGACTTTGTCACTACCCAAGCTTTTTGTGAAGAATACGAAGGTCGTACGCATCCTTTTGTAGCAGCCTGTATCGATGAGTTCCGCTTAGACCACACCATCATGCTGGACAATAATACGCCATGGGTAGCTGACGGCATGCGTTCATTAGGCGATCCTGACGCTCGCGGACGTTTTGAGCAGCGGCTAGTAGATATTTTTGCCCGTCATAATATCGAACCACACGTGATAGATAAGCCCGATTATGATGCTCGCTACAAGCAAGCATTATTACTTATCGACCAATTCATCTATGGCAAAAAACCGTAA
- the pnuC gene encoding nicotinamide riboside transporter PnuC, with translation MRIQLLDNITGKWALQWIVTWFICGVIALSAGFWLTTEHTTLDWFYLGVSFIGLVCVVSLSFRKNILGNGFGMAATAGEVVVQATSGAVGLMLAPLFNFFTHVYGIFYWSKHTDADGDMVPKSASKWIWLLTIGFMVIGLALFPTVNDLLASYGYAVVEDDNSKFLGFISFFWINVIAFVLSITAQAAMILRYSFNWWLWILSNFVWLTVNLMSGNYIFAIQTMVYQVNSFVGLYEWYRNEQNPVELSKHAR, from the coding sequence ATGCGCATTCAGCTACTAGACAATATCACCGGAAAATGGGCGCTACAATGGATTGTCACTTGGTTCATTTGCGGCGTGATTGCGTTGTCCGCAGGCTTTTGGCTGACAACCGAACATACCACGCTCGATTGGTTTTACTTAGGCGTGTCTTTCATTGGGCTGGTGTGCGTGGTCTCGCTGTCTTTTCGCAAAAACATCCTCGGCAATGGCTTTGGTATGGCAGCGACCGCCGGCGAAGTTGTCGTCCAAGCCACCTCTGGCGCGGTTGGTCTGATGCTTGCGCCATTGTTCAATTTCTTTACCCACGTCTATGGCATCTTTTACTGGTCAAAGCATACCGATGCCGATGGTGATATGGTACCCAAATCTGCCAGCAAATGGATTTGGCTGCTGACTATTGGCTTTATGGTGATTGGGCTAGCGTTATTTCCAACGGTGAATGATTTATTGGCAAGCTATGGCTATGCGGTCGTTGAAGATGACAATAGTAAATTCTTAGGCTTCATCTCTTTCTTTTGGATTAACGTCATTGCATTTGTACTGTCTATTACCGCTCAAGCAGCAATGATTCTACGTTATTCCTTTAATTGGTGGTTATGGATTCTATCCAATTTCGTCTGGTTGACCGTAAACCTGATGTCGGGCAATTATATCTTTGCTATCCAGACGATGGTCTACCAAGTGAATTCGTTTGTCGGTCTTTATGAATGGTATCGCAATGAGCAAAATCCTGTAGAATTATCAAAGCACGCACGATAA
- a CDS encoding DUF962 domain-containing protein: MSRTQQKRMSKRTLEQWLSEYSVSHQNLVNKKIHWLCVPTIFVSLLGMGMSLSVWFTLVLSALVLLFYMRLSTPLFLAMGMFILICLSVMTLLPWGFKIWAAIFVVAWIGQFIGHKIEGKKPSFFEDLQFLLIGPAWVANSLMGRKKASE; encoded by the coding sequence ATGTCTCGTACTCAGCAAAAGCGAATGTCCAAACGTACACTCGAGCAATGGCTCAGTGAGTATTCTGTCAGTCATCAAAATCTAGTTAACAAAAAAATCCATTGGTTATGCGTCCCGACTATTTTTGTCAGTCTGTTAGGTATGGGTATGTCACTGTCAGTCTGGTTTACTTTGGTACTTAGTGCTTTGGTGTTGTTATTTTATATGCGCTTATCAACACCATTATTTTTGGCAATGGGAATGTTTATTCTCATTTGTCTTTCAGTGATGACGTTATTACCTTGGGGCTTTAAGATTTGGGCAGCTATCTTTGTCGTTGCTTGGATTGGACAGTTTATCGGTCATAAGATTGAAGGTAAAAAACCCTCTTTCTTTGAGGACTTACAGTTCTTACTCATTGGTCCAGCATGGGTAGCAAATAGCCTTATGGGTCGTAAAAAAGCGAGTGAATAA
- a CDS encoding glucose 1-dehydrogenase has product MQTFQHKAFNELFDLSGKTAIVTGGANGIGKATALRLAQAGANIVIADLKLADAKAAVKDIEEYGVKGLAVECNILKDDDLVAMVDKAIAEFGSINILINNAGGGGGGRENPAKISVDDIRRDFELNVFSGWRLSQLCVPHMKESGYGSIVFTTSMSSINKSPNMSGYAGSKAAVNHMVANLAHDFGPEVRVNAVGPGATRTDALKTVLTPEIEKKMLAHTPIQRLGEADDIAGAMLYFASPVSTWVSGQTIFVNGGGVQTLD; this is encoded by the coding sequence ATGCAAACATTTCAGCATAAAGCATTTAATGAGTTGTTTGATCTGTCTGGTAAAACAGCGATTGTCACCGGTGGCGCAAATGGTATCGGTAAAGCGACGGCACTACGTCTAGCACAAGCTGGAGCAAACATTGTTATCGCTGATTTAAAACTAGCAGATGCCAAGGCTGCGGTCAAAGATATAGAAGAGTATGGCGTCAAGGGTTTGGCAGTCGAATGTAATATTTTAAAAGACGATGATTTAGTCGCTATGGTAGATAAGGCTATTGCTGAATTTGGCAGTATTAATATATTGATTAATAATGCTGGCGGCGGTGGTGGTGGTCGAGAAAACCCTGCCAAGATATCGGTTGATGATATTCGCCGTGACTTTGAATTGAATGTCTTTAGTGGCTGGCGCTTGAGCCAATTGTGCGTGCCACATATGAAAGAATCCGGTTATGGCTCGATTGTATTTACCACTTCGATGTCGAGTATCAATAAAAGCCCAAATATGAGTGGCTATGCAGGATCAAAAGCTGCCGTCAATCATATGGTCGCAAACTTGGCGCATGATTTTGGCCCTGAAGTACGCGTCAATGCGGTGGGACCCGGTGCAACGCGCACTGATGCTTTGAAAACGGTATTAACGCCAGAGATTGAAAAGAAAATGCTTGCTCATACGCCAATTCAACGCTTGGGTGAAGCCGATGATATCGCCGGTGCTATGCTGTATTTTGCCTCGCCAGTTTCGACTTGGGTAAGTGGTCAAACCATATTTGTGAATGGTGGCGGCGTACAGACCTTGGATTAA